A genome region from Anopheles stephensi strain Indian chromosome 2, UCI_ANSTEP_V1.0, whole genome shotgun sequence includes the following:
- the LOC118503220 gene encoding uncharacterized protein LOC118503220 isoform X1: MRTSEYIYFCGLVLGWQLQLSTTQSEEPSSSTEFVTEEITNVTEPYISAIPYALSFSDENELVFGVVSEQAEESSYSSTTDSNHNDSFPNFATHNTSIRLRIKAPSMPSVPEYTFNELDYQFPPYNYDYESLLRDAANRSGLNESRTHTLPVVHQIGTLINPFQAPAYAPLLINPALMPRDNGGYAYGGLPKTESKDLPKFASVATLFNGIQPRVRSPTIDQSTVKDSATTAPTKSFRSKATAARSVTTTKSAKKKDSNNETW, encoded by the exons ATGCGTACCAGCGAATACATTTACTTCTGTGGTTTAGTGCTTGGATGGCAGCTACAGCTTTCTACC ACCCAATCGGAGGAACCTTCTTCCTCCACGGAGTTCGTAACGGAGGAGATCACAAATGTGACGGAACCATACATTTCTGCCATACCGTACGCTCTGTCTTTTAGCGATGAGAATGAGCTAGTGTTTGGAGTGGTTAGCGAGCAGGCGGAAGAATCCAGCTACAGCTCCACAACGGACAGTAATCACAATGACAGTTTTCCAAATTTTGCCACGCATAATACATCGATTAGATTGCGCATTAAGGCTCCCTCTATGCCGTCCGTGCCCGAGTACACTTTCAACGAATTAGACTACCAATTTCCTCCGTACAACTACGATTACGAAAGTCTCCTGCGGGATGCTGCCAACAGATCAG GGCTCAACGAATCACGTACACACACTCTGCCAGTGGTGCACCAGATCGGCACACTCATCAATCCATTCCAGGCACCGGCTTATGCGCCTCTATTGATAAATCCTGCCCTTATGCCGCGAGACAACGGCGGTTACGCTTATGGCGGCTTACCTAAGACGGAATCGAAGGACTTACCGAAATTCGCCTCCGTAGCAACACTGTTCAACGGCATTCAGCCACGCGTTCGTAGTCCTACGATCGACCAGAGTACCGTGAAGGATAGCGCTACCACCGCACCAACAAAGAGTTTTCGCTCCAAAGCGACTGCTGCCAGGAGTGTGACCACCACCAAGTCCGCCAAGAAAAAGGACTCAAACAACGAAACGTGGTAA
- the LOC118503219 gene encoding LOW QUALITY PROTEIN: monocarboxylate transporter 1 (The sequence of the model RefSeq protein was modified relative to this genomic sequence to represent the inferred CDS: deleted 1 base in 1 codon) produces MAASVVQEAGRYRRVPPEGGWGLLVGVGMAMMFVVTLGSLPSFGLMFGDFLTELGEETSAIALITSCFFSALSFAGLFTNTLMKKTSCRTVGLIGAVSYIIGSMMTIFVRSTNELLISFAVFQGAGFGLMIPVSYTTFNAYFVEKRVVMMSVAQTLIGLGTMFYPIFIQRSMDAFGFRGCMAVLAAVNSHTLVAMLVMHPVRWHMRRVPVDGTSRVEYGPVPTTATTTGAEEERPTKTEDDFQELPAGQGLCQRNAKLRGSRRASSIPGLGNWSGPVVVSDSTERDTKPATKWQILVDFLDLTLLKDPIYVNIVLGISFALYSDLAFFTLQPMYLFMLSFSKSDVSLIIAIGAGADLISRIFLAISSTCLNIKARYVYLAGALFTIVARFGFLCVFDFYGMAIVTAIMGFLRTWIHVPLPLVFSEYLPQERFPSGYGLFMFLQGNITFAIGPIVGYIRDVTGSYTVSFHCLTLVMALCVIPWFFEICYYRLKRKARKAEPVQNVTIPMIQETKA; encoded by the exons ATGGCCGCAAGTGTAGTGCAGGAAGCGGGCAGATACCGGCGGGTACCGCCCGAAGGTGGCTGGGGTTTGCTGGTTGGCGTGGGCATGGCCATGATGTTCGTCGTGACGCTCGGTTCGCTGCCCTCGTTCGGGCTGATGTTTGGTGACTTCCTGACCGAGCTGGGCGAGGAGACGAGCGCGATTGCGCTCATCACGAGCTGCTTCTTCAGTGCGCTCAGCTTTGCCGGCCTGTTCACCAACACGCTGATGAAGAAAACGTCCTGCCGGACGGTCGGGCTAATAGGGGCCGTGTCCTACATCATCGGCAGCATGATGACCATCTTTGTGCGCTCCACCAACGAGCTGCTCATCTCGTTCGCCGTCTTTCAGG GCGCCGGGTTCGGGCTGATGATTCCGGTGTCCTACACGACGTTCAACGCCTACTTCGTGGAGAAGcgggtggtgatgatgagcgTGGCCCAAACCCTGATCGGGCTCGGCACCATGTTCTATCCCATCTTCATCCAGCGGTCGATGGATGCGTTCGGCTTTCGGGGCTGTATGGCGGTGCTGGCAGCGGTCAACAGCCACACACTGGTTGCCATGCTCGTGATGcatccggtccggtggcaTATGCGGCGTGTACCGGTCGACGGTACTTCCCGCGTCGAGTACGGCCCCGTCCCCACTACGGCAACGACGACCGGCGCAGAGGAAGAGCGGCCGACGAAGACGGAGGATGACTTCCAGGAGCTGCCGGCCGGACAGGGGCTGTGCCAGCGGAACGCCAAACTGAGAGGATCCCGGCGGGCGTCATCGATACCGGGGCTGGGCAATTGGTCCGGCCCGGTCGTCGTTAGCGACAGCACGGAACGTGACACCAAGCCGGCGACCAAGTGGCAAATCCTGGTCGACTTCCTTGACCTGACGCTGCTGAAGGATCCAATTTACGTCAACATCGTACTCGGCATCTCGTTCGCTCTCTACTCCGATTTGGCCTTCTTCACCTTGCAGCCGATGTACCTCTTCATGCTGTCGTTCAGCAAG TCGGACGTTTCGCTAATCATCGCCATCGGTGCCGGAGCGGATCTAATATCGCGCATCTTCCTGGCCATTTCGAGCACATGCTTGAACATTAAGGCCCGCTACGTCTATCTGGCCGGGGCGCTCTTTACC ATTGTGGCACGTTTCG gATTTTTGTGCGTATTCGATTTCTACGGTATGGCCATCGTAACCGCCATCATGGGCTTCCTTCGGACCTGGATCCACGTGCCGCTTCCGCTCGTGTTTTCCGAATATTTGCCCCAGGAACG GTTTCCTTCCGGCTACggattgtttatgtttctgcaGGGAAACATAACGTTTGCGATCGGACCGATAGTGGGCTACATCCGTGACGTCACCGGAAGCTACACCGTTTCGTTCCACTGCCTAACGCTCGTGATGGCGCTCTGCGTGATACCGTGGTTCTTCGAAATCTGCTACTACCGGTTGAAGCGTAAGGCGCGAAAGGCAGAACCGGTGCAGAACGTGACGATACCGATGATACAAGAAACGAAGGCGTGA
- the LOC118503221 gene encoding uncharacterized protein LOC118503221 isoform X1 — protein sequence MFHLYVLLAGILFPGLVLSAPTVHLQDHFPDPTGTEDYNAIPAITETPQLQGTPHVVEPTWITVTMLPPSYTPTGPELKPNVMPPYTAYVAVPPLQQPMPAPWPLYYPHMPVLPYPYANNHLCNPQLGSIGRVA from the exons ATGTTCCATTTGTACGTTCTGCTGGCAGGAATCCTTTTTCCTGGACTAGTGCTAAGTGCTCCAACGGTG CACTTAcaggaccacttcccggacccTACCGGAACGGAGGATTACAATGCAATTCCAGCCATTACCGAAACGCCTCAATTGCAAGGTACACCACACGTCGTCGAACCGACCTGGATCACGGTAACGATGCTACCACCGAGCTATACTCCCACCGGGCCAGAGCTAAAGCCTAACGTGATGCCACCGTACACTGCCTACGTGGCTGTGCCCCCGCTACAACAGCCCATGCCTGCACCTTGGCCACTGTACTATCCCCACATGCCGGTACTGCCGTATCCGTACGCTAACAATCATCTGTGCAACCCGCAGCTGGGCTCGATCGGCCGTGTGGCATAA
- the LOC118503220 gene encoding uncharacterized protein LOC118503220 isoform X2 encodes MAATAFYRSCCTQSEEPSSSTEFVTEEITNVTEPYISAIPYALSFSDENELVFGVVSEQAEESSYSSTTDSNHNDSFPNFATHNTSIRLRIKAPSMPSVPEYTFNELDYQFPPYNYDYESLLRDAANRSGLNESRTHTLPVVHQIGTLINPFQAPAYAPLLINPALMPRDNGGYAYGGLPKTESKDLPKFASVATLFNGIQPRVRSPTIDQSTVKDSATTAPTKSFRSKATAARSVTTTKSAKKKDSNNETW; translated from the exons ATGGCAGCTACAGCTTTCTACCGTTCGTGTTGT ACCCAATCGGAGGAACCTTCTTCCTCCACGGAGTTCGTAACGGAGGAGATCACAAATGTGACGGAACCATACATTTCTGCCATACCGTACGCTCTGTCTTTTAGCGATGAGAATGAGCTAGTGTTTGGAGTGGTTAGCGAGCAGGCGGAAGAATCCAGCTACAGCTCCACAACGGACAGTAATCACAATGACAGTTTTCCAAATTTTGCCACGCATAATACATCGATTAGATTGCGCATTAAGGCTCCCTCTATGCCGTCCGTGCCCGAGTACACTTTCAACGAATTAGACTACCAATTTCCTCCGTACAACTACGATTACGAAAGTCTCCTGCGGGATGCTGCCAACAGATCAG GGCTCAACGAATCACGTACACACACTCTGCCAGTGGTGCACCAGATCGGCACACTCATCAATCCATTCCAGGCACCGGCTTATGCGCCTCTATTGATAAATCCTGCCCTTATGCCGCGAGACAACGGCGGTTACGCTTATGGCGGCTTACCTAAGACGGAATCGAAGGACTTACCGAAATTCGCCTCCGTAGCAACACTGTTCAACGGCATTCAGCCACGCGTTCGTAGTCCTACGATCGACCAGAGTACCGTGAAGGATAGCGCTACCACCGCACCAACAAAGAGTTTTCGCTCCAAAGCGACTGCTGCCAGGAGTGTGACCACCACCAAGTCCGCCAAGAAAAAGGACTCAAACAACGAAACGTGGTAA
- the LOC118503221 gene encoding uncharacterized protein LOC118503221 isoform X2 produces MFHLYVLLAGILFPGLVLSAPTVDHFPDPTGTEDYNAIPAITETPQLQGTPHVVEPTWITVTMLPPSYTPTGPELKPNVMPPYTAYVAVPPLQQPMPAPWPLYYPHMPVLPYPYANNHLCNPQLGSIGRVA; encoded by the exons ATGTTCCATTTGTACGTTCTGCTGGCAGGAATCCTTTTTCCTGGACTAGTGCTAAGTGCTCCAACGGTG gaccacttcccggacccTACCGGAACGGAGGATTACAATGCAATTCCAGCCATTACCGAAACGCCTCAATTGCAAGGTACACCACACGTCGTCGAACCGACCTGGATCACGGTAACGATGCTACCACCGAGCTATACTCCCACCGGGCCAGAGCTAAAGCCTAACGTGATGCCACCGTACACTGCCTACGTGGCTGTGCCCCCGCTACAACAGCCCATGCCTGCACCTTGGCCACTGTACTATCCCCACATGCCGGTACTGCCGTATCCGTACGCTAACAATCATCTGTGCAACCCGCAGCTGGGCTCGATCGGCCGTGTGGCATAA